A single window of Flavobacteriales bacterium DNA harbors:
- a CDS encoding glycosyltransferase family 2 protein translates to MKYYVITPAKNEEAYIRLTLDSMAQQTLKPEKWIIVDDGSTDNTGKIVKEYADRFPWIAVMTLDNKGEQRSYGSKVIRAFNKGYANVPAGDYGFIVKLDADLSFPPSYFEYIAKAFDADPKVGICGGIIVENEGDFDMKVARHPRVEGALKAICKPCWDAIGGFVEENGWDGLDLLHAQYLGWKVANIPVPVKHHRPEAAEYKSLKFFYNNGITHYRQRNDVWLTLVRGAFMMKKKPYISASMSYLRGYFGSWIRRKPRLVDKGLGKFIRTYHYQRLFSFKR, encoded by the coding sequence ATGAAATACTATGTGATCACACCTGCGAAGAACGAGGAAGCCTACATCCGGCTCACACTCGACTCCATGGCTCAGCAAACATTGAAGCCTGAGAAGTGGATCATTGTGGACGACGGATCCACCGATAATACCGGGAAGATCGTGAAGGAATATGCCGACCGCTTCCCCTGGATCGCGGTCATGACCCTCGACAATAAAGGTGAACAACGTTCCTACGGCTCAAAGGTGATCCGGGCTTTTAACAAGGGTTATGCGAATGTACCCGCCGGAGACTATGGTTTCATTGTAAAGCTGGATGCAGACCTGTCATTCCCTCCGAGCTATTTCGAATACATTGCCAAAGCCTTTGATGCAGATCCCAAGGTCGGCATCTGCGGTGGCATCATCGTAGAAAATGAAGGTGATTTTGATATGAAGGTGGCACGCCATCCCAGGGTGGAGGGTGCCTTGAAAGCGATCTGTAAGCCCTGCTGGGATGCGATCGGCGGATTTGTGGAAGAGAACGGTTGGGACGGACTCGACCTTCTGCATGCCCAATACCTGGGCTGGAAGGTGGCCAACATACCCGTTCCGGTGAAGCACCACCGGCCTGAAGCGGCGGAGTATAAGTCGCTCAAATTCTTTTACAACAACGGGATCACCCATTACCGCCAACGAAATGACGTATGGCTTACCTTGGTTCGTGGTGCTTTCATGATGAAAAAGAAGCCGTATATATCGGCAAGTATGAGCTACCTTCGGGGATATTTCGGCTCGTGGATCCGGAGAAAACCCAGGCTGGTCGACAAGGGCCTGGGGAAGTTTATCCGGACGTATCATTATCAACGCTTGTTCAGTTTTAAACGATAA